A portion of the Ricinus communis isolate WT05 ecotype wild-type chromosome 10, ASM1957865v1, whole genome shotgun sequence genome contains these proteins:
- the LOC8283063 gene encoding gluconokinase, with protein sequence MTSDFQGKAIVIMGVSGAGKSTIGEMLAKDLKCKFLDADDFHSQSNREKMCQGIPLSEEDRIPWLQSLQEAVRESLIVGKIVILGCSSLQNRYREILRSADPNYQLGSYVSVVKFVLLDVNAEVLAARLNKRAAEGKHFMPATLLQSQLDLLHVDDSEGIYKVDAAQSPRAIVDAIKSFDFMIKNT encoded by the exons ATGACTTCTGATTTCCAAG GGAAAGCTATTGTGATTATGGGTGTCAGTGGTGCTGGGAAATC CACAATAGGTGAGATGCTGGCCAAAGATTTGAAGTGTAAATTTCTTGATGCTGATGATTTCCATTCACAGTCAAATAGAG AGAAGATGTGTCAAGGCATTCCTCTATCAGAGGAAGACCGGATTCCATGGCTTCAAAGTTTACAGGAGGCTGTAAGGGAGAGTTTGATTGTTGGGAAAATTGTAATACTTGGCTGTTCTTCACTCCAGAATCGGTATCGAGAAATTCTTAGATCTGCTGATCCTAATTATCAACTTGGAAGCTATGTCAGTGTGGTTAAGTTTGTATTGCTAGATGTCAATGCTGAGGTGCTTGCAGCGAGGCTAAATAAAAGAGCTGCAGAAGGGAAGCATTTTATGCCAGCTACTCTTTTGCAATCACAGCTGGACTTGCTGCATGTAGATGATTCTGAAGGAATATATAAAGTAGACGCTGCTCAAAGTCCTCGAGCAATTGTAGATGCTATTAAAAGCTTTGATTTTATGATCAAGAATACATAG
- the LOC8283060 gene encoding uncharacterized protein LOC8283060 — protein sequence MERNAFVLCCVVGFLGLLSAATGFGAEATRIKGSEVQFTSATQCTYPRSPALALGLTSAVALMIAQVLINVATGCICCKRSPHPSNSNWTIALVCFVVSWFTFVISFLLLLTGAALNDQHGEESMYFGSYYCYVVKPGVFAGGAVLALASVTLGILYYLTLNSSKSVNGPWANPPVSNSGIAMGQPQFTPQSTQDPVFVHEDTYMRRQFT from the exons aTGGAAAGAAACGCCTTCGTCTTGTGCTGCGTTGTGGGTTTCTTGGGACTATTATCAGCTGCTACAGGTTTTGGTGCAGAAGCCACGAGAATTAAG GGTTCTGAGGTTCAGTTCACATCGGCCACTCAATGTACATATCCTCGGAGTCCTGCGCTGGCTCTTGGTTTAACGTCAGCTGTGGCTCTTATGATAGCTCAAGTACTTATTAATGTTGCAACTGGATGTATCTGTTGCAAAAGAAGCCCTCATCCGTCAAACTCAAATTGGACAATTGCGTTAGTCTGCTTTGTTGTATCCTG GTTCACGTTTGTGATATCTTTTCTTCTGCTCCTCACTGGTGCTGCGCTCAATGATCAACATGGTGAAGAAAGCATGTATTTCGGCAGTTACTACTGCTATGTTGTGAAACCGGGAGTCTTTGCTGGTGGCGCTGTCTTGGCCCTTGCAAGTGTCACCCTTGGAATCCTCTACTATCTCACCTTAAACTCATCAAAGAGTGTTAATGGTCCATGGGCCAACCCTCCCGTTTCTAATAGTGGCATCGCCATGGGACAGCCTCAGTTCACACCACAGAGCACTCAAGATCCTGTTTTCGTACACGAAGATACTTATATGAGACGGCAATTCACTTGA
- the LOC8283062 gene encoding gluconokinase isoform X2 yields MLLEVHVLIITKAFIICLICVPNMASDPEGKAIVIMGVSGAGKSTIGQMLAEELKCDFLDADVFHSQSNKEKMRQGIPLSEEDRIPWLQSLQEALRESLTAGETIILGCSSLQNQYREILRSADPYYQLGSYVSAVKFVLLDVSAEVLVERLNKRAAEGKHFMPATLLQSQLEFLHIDDSEGIYKVDATQSPRAIVNVIKSIILLSRLLGQI; encoded by the exons AT GCTTTTGGAGGTGCATGTTCTTATAATTACTAAGGCTTTCATAATTTGTCTAATCTGTGTACCAAATATGGCTTCTGATCCCGAAG GCAAAGCCATTGTGATTATGGGTGTCAGTGGTGCTGGGAAATC CACAATAGGTCAGATGCTGGCCGAAGAGTTGAAGTGTGATTTTCTTGATGCTGATGTTTTCCACTCGCAATCAAATAAAG AAAAGATGCGTCAAGGCATTCCTCTATCAGAGGAAGACCGGATTCCATGGCTTCAAAGTTTACAAGAGGCTTTAAGGGAGAGTTTGACTGCTGGGGAAACTATAATACTTGGCTGTTCTTCGCTGCAAAACCAATATCGAGAAATCCTTAGATCTGCTGACCCTTATTATCAACTTGGAAGTTATGTCAGTGCAGTTAAGTTTGTATTGCTAGATGTCAGCGCGGAGGTGCTAGTGGAGCGGCTAAATAAAAGAGCTGCAGAAGGGAAGCATTTCATGCCGGCTACTCTTTTGCAATCGCAGCTGGAATTCCTGCACATAGATGACTCTGAAGGAATATATAAAGTTGATGCTACTCAAAGTCCTCGAGCAATTGTAAATGTTATTAAAAGCATTATTTTATTGTCAAGACTACTTGGACAAATTTGA
- the LOC8283061 gene encoding cell division cycle 20.1, cofactor of APC complex, whose translation MDAGKAQSRFPLQEQFLQRKNSKENLDRFIPNRSAMDLDYAHYMLTEGKKGQENTLVSSPSRDAYRKQLAETLNMNRTRILAFKNKPPVPVELIPQEHLSSTHLQAKPTKSQRHIPQTSERTLDAPDLVDDFYLNLLDWGSSNVLAIALGNTIYLWDASNGSTSELVTVDDEIGPVTSVNWAPDGRHIAIGLNNSEVQLWDSAANRQLRTLRGGHRSRVGALAWNNHILTTGGMDGQIINNDVRIRSHIVETYRGHQQEVCGLKWSASGQQLASGGNDNLVHIWDRSVASSNSAIQWLHRLEEHTSAVKALAWCPFQGNLLATGGGGGDRTIKFWNTHTGACLNSVDTGSQVCSLLWNKNERELLSSHGFTQNQLTLWKYPSMVKMAELTGHTSRVLYMTQSPDGCTVATAAGDETLRFWNVFGVPQVAKAAPKANSEPFSHLTRIR comes from the exons ATGGATGCAGGAAAAGCACAATCTAGATTCCCACTTCAAGAACAGTTTCttcaaagaaagaattctaaagaaaat TTGGATAGATTTATACCAAATCGGTCAGCAATGGATTTAGACTATGCACATTACATGTTAACTGAAGGTAAGAAAGGTCAAGAAAACACACTAGTTAGCTCGCCATCAAGAGATGCATACAGGAAGCAATTAGCAGAAACTTTGAACATGAACCGCACTCGAATTCTTGCTTTCAAGAACAAGCCTCCTGTTCCTGTTGAATTGATCCCACAAGAACACCTTTCCTCTACTCATCTTCAGGCTAAACCCACCAAGTCCCAGAGACACATTCCTCAG ACTTCTGAGAGGACATTGGATGCTCCTGATCTTGTCGATGATTTTTACTTGAACTTATTGGATTGGGGTAGCAGCAATGTGCTCGCTATAGCTCTTGGAAATACAATATATTTGTGGGATGCTTCTAACGGTTCTACATCAGAGCTTGTGACAGTTGATGATGAAATTGGTCCTGTTACCAGTGTCAATTGGGCTCCTGATGGACGCCACATTGCCATTGGCTTGAACAATTCTGAAGTTCAGTTATGGGATTCTGCTGCTAATAGACAG CTAAGAACATTGAGAGGTGGCCACAGATCCAGAGTTGGGGCTCTGGCATGGAACAACCATATCCTTACTACTGGAGGAATGGATGGGCAAATAATTAACAATGATGTCAGAATTAGGTCACACATTGTGGAGACCTATAGAGGGCACCAACAAGAGGTTTGTGGGCTTAAATGGTCAGCTTCAGGTCAACAATTAGCAAGTGGAGGCAATGATAACCTTGTTCACATATGGGATAGATCTGTGGCATCATCAAACTCAGCTATACAATGGCTCCATAGGCTTGAGGAACATACTTCTGCAGTAAAGGCCCTTGCTTGGTGTCCATTCCAAGGAAATCTGCTTGCTACTGGAGGCGGTGGAGGCGATCGAACCATCAAGTTCTGGAATACACACACAGGTGCCTGCTTGAATTCAGTAGACACTGGCTCTCAAGTTTGTTCTTTGCTGTGGAATAAGAATGAAAGAGAACTGCTTAGCTCTCATGGGTTTACTCAGAATCAGCTTACTCTATGGAAATATCCATCCATGGTGAAAATGGCAGAACTCACTGGTCACACCTCTAGAGTCCTTTATATGACTCAG AGTCCGGATGGTTGTACAGTAGCAACAGCAGCAGGTGATGAAACACTAAGATTCTGGAATGTTTTCGGCGTTCCACAAGTGGCCAAAGCTGCTCCAAAAGCAAATTCTGAGCCATTTTCCCACTTGACTCGCATCCGTTGA
- the LOC8283065 gene encoding uncharacterized protein At1g51745, whose protein sequence is MGSWGSGAVDYGIGPIVWVRRRNGSWWPGKILEPDELAECNLTSPRTGTPVKLLGREDASVDWYNLEKSKRVKAFRCGEFDDCIERAESAQGMPIKKREKYARREDAILHALELEKELLRKQGNLSASTDQPRSKSSGSAKNVIASEGNSGKPGNAKLNQFLNRVEMNIKNETVSNFLKPKDENQPISEDDHSEATPRMRGLQDFGLRTTSLKRKNASPVDSDGSEKHMVDNHFQAHPVGATSMAKVNHANGGDQMGGVSRAKRSKCVYFPAETNDSLDDKELPPNQIKMFGNDGHPHRGSLNEQNSSSGFTEDVESDSSQTDSSESESDSTETEPDVDDEMTVYKDAGVHSEAEQDVLRQPERQEHESTSSEEPDELAFSGDIRHLYPDDPFLSNEAVSKWQLKGKRNIRHLAKKSVDGADGKVLNGPVHGTYRGKGSTFAQRGYGVDDSDFDRDYFGAQIIGVDYGRYSCNPRFMSRGRSTGRNVIDWRDLTWEDRPAFKGRWEDRAEHFNPMIFGRHHFGGRTRSMLLDVDLKVQASYQKEPVPIVSLMSKLNGKAIIGHPIQIEALEDGSSEAVISTNDYCSNEAVDYDGNASLPPAWRTARRTNFRVPRPHLSSVLGDEDVAVDHAFVDQEGRLPFKKSSVSRKSVPHISWPPMDRKFPRKLSKKASLSSNQKTRTLSSIAVQQSFGAKTLHYTSGSQMDGLIKPETAGPTTVACIPVKLVFSRLLEKINRPPSKAACKVVMSNREAERQPS, encoded by the exons ATGGGGAGTTGGGGATCAGGTGCGGTCGATTATGGTATAGGACCGATCGTATGGGTGAGAAGAAGGAACGGTTCGTGGTGGCCTGGGAAAATACTGGAGCCAGACGAATTGGCAGAGTGTAATTTGACTTCTCCCAGAACGGGAACTCCCGTCAAACTTCTTGGAAGAGAAGATGCTAGTGt GGATTGGTacaatttagaaaaatctaaGCGTGTGAAGGCATTTCGATGTGGTGAATTTGATGATTGCATTGAAAGGGCTGAATCAGCCCAGGGCATGCCAATTAAAAAGCGAGAGAAATATGCACGTCGAGAAGATGCAATTCTTCATGCACTAGAACTTGAAAAGGAATTGTTGAGAAAGCAAGGTAACTTAAGTGCATCTACTGATCAGCCAAGAAGTAAATCATCTGGATCTGCAAAGAATGTAATTGCTTCTGAAGGTAACAGCGGAAAACCTGGGAATGCCAAGTTGAATCAGTTTTTAAACAGAGTAGAAATGAATATCAAAAATGAGACTGTTAGCAACTTTCTGAAACCCAAGGATGAAAATCAACCAATATCAGAAGATGATCATTCTGAAGCGACACCACGGATGAGAGGATTGCAGGATTTTGGGCTCAGAACTACCTCATTAAAGCGAAAGAATGCATCACCTGTTGATTCAGATGGTTCTGAGAAACATATGGTAGATAATCACTTTCAAGCTCATCCTGTTGGTGCCACAAGCATGGCAAAAGTAAATCATGCAAATG GAGGAGACCAGATGGGAGGTGTTTCCCGGGCAAAGAGGAGTAAGTGCGTTTACTTTCCAGCTGAGACTAATGATTCTTTGGATGATAAAGAACTTCCTCCAAATCAGATTAAGATGTTTGGGAATGATGGTCATCCCCATCGTGGTTCACTGAATGAACAGAACTCTTCTTCTGGATTTACAGAAGATGTTGAATCTGATTCTTCGCAAACTGACTCTTCTGAATCTGAATCTGATTCTACAGAGACTGAGCCAGATGTCGATGACGAAATGACTGTTTATAAAg ATGCTGGTGTGCATTCGGAGGCTGAACAGGATGTTCTGAGACAGCCTGAAAGACAAGAACATGAAAGTACAAGCAGTGAGGAGCCTGATGAATTAGCGTTTTCTGGTGATATACGTCATCTTTATCCTGATGACCCTTTCCTTTCTAATGAGGCAGTATCCAAATGGCAATTGAAAGGGAAGAGGAATATTCGCCATCTTGCAAAAAAGTCTGTAGATGGAGCTGATGGAAAAGTTTTAAATGGTCCTGTTCATGGAACCTATCGTGGGAAGGGTAGTACGTTTGCACAAAGGGGGTATGGTGTTGATGATTCTGATTTCGACAGAGACTATTTTGGGGCTCAAATAATTGGGGTAGACTATGGACGCTATTCATGTAATCCTAGGTTTATGTCCAGAGGCAGAAGTACTGGCCGTAATGTTATTGATTGGAGGGACTTGACTTGGGAGGATCGACCTGCATTTAAGGGACGCTGGGAGGACCGGGCAGAGCACTTCAATCCAATGATTTTTGGCCGTCATCATTTTGGTGGGAGGACAAGATCCATGCTGTTAGATGTGGATTTGAAGGTCCAAGCTAGCTATCAAAAGGAACCTGTTCCTATTGTTTCTCTTATGAGCAAGTTAAATGGAAAGGCAATAATAGGGCATCCAATCCAAATTGAAGCCCTGGAAGATGGTTCATCAGAAGCTGTCATCTCTACGAATGATTATTGTAGCAATGAAGCAGTTGACTATGATGGGAATGCCTCACTTCCACCAGCTTGGAGGACTGCTAGAAGGACCAATTTCAGGGTCCCACGCCCTCATTTATCGTCAGTGTTGGGTGATGAGGATGTTGCTGTGGATCATGCATTTGTAGATCAAGAAGGAAGATTGCCATTCAAGAAGTCAAGTGTGTCAAGGAAGAGTGTTCCCCACATTTCCTGGCCTCCGATGGATCGGAAATTCCCAAGAAAGCTTTCAAAGAAAGCAAGCTTATCATCCAATCAAAAAACAAGAACCCTATCTTCAATTGCTGTTCAACAGAGTTTTGGGGCCAAGACTTTACATTATACAAGTGGTAGCCAAATGGATGGGCTCATCAAACCCGAGACAGCTGGGCCAACGACAGTTGCTTGTATACCTGTCAAATTAGTTTTCAGTAGGTTACTTGAGAAGATCAATAGACCGCCATCAAAAGCTGCATGTAAAGTGGTAATGTCAAATAGGGAGGCAGAGAGGCAACCATCATAA
- the LOC8283059 gene encoding uncharacterized protein LOC8283059 — protein MSSAVVAGTSSSCAATFSRNHSIKTSPTTSTKPLISSQCQKTTFQGLSLQDARGASSEIFLAEKKKSFSNARRGLQITARTTGASKTIEVEVDKPLGLTLGQKSGGGVVITAVDGGGNAAKAGLKSGDQVLYTSSFFGDELWPADKLGFTKTAIQAKPESVYFVVSRGAEVDVKKLTKRPAPPRFGRKLTDTQKARATHICLDCGYIYTAQKSFDEQPDTYVCPQCRAPKKRFAKYDVNTGKAIGGGLPPIGVIIGLVAGVGAIGALLVYGLQ, from the exons ATGTCATCAGCTGTGGTTGCAGGCACCTCCTCTTCTTGCGCTGCTACTTTCAGCAGAAACCACTCCATCAAAACCTCTCCAACCACATCGACAAAACCATTAATATCATCTCAATGCCAG AAAACTACCTTTCAAGGCTTATCACTTCAAGATGCCAGAGGGGCTTCCTCAGAAATCTTTCTAgctgagaaaaagaaaagtttcaGCAATGCAAGAAGAGGGCTGCAGATCACTGCAAGGACAACGGGGGCTTCAAAGACTATTGAGGTTGAAGTTGACAAACCACTTGGCCTTACTTTGGGTCAAAAGAGTGGTGGTGGCGTGGTCATTACA GCTGTAGATGGAGGTGGGAATGCAGCTAAAGCAGGACTAAAATCAGGGGATCAGGTGCTCTACACTAGCAGCTTCTTTGGGGATGAACTTTGGCCTGCTGATAAGTTGGGATTTACTAAAACTGCAATCCAAGCAAAACCTGAGTCTGTCTACTTTGTTGTTAGCAG AGGAGCAGAAGTAGATGttaaaaaactaacaaaacGGCCAGCTCCTCCTCGTTTTGGAAGAAAGTTGACTGATACTCAAAAG GCCAGAGCTACTCACATATGCCTTGACTGTGGATACATATACACCGCACAGAAATCTTTTGATGAACAG CCGGATACATATGTATGCCCTCAATGCAGAGCACCCAAAAAGAGGTTTGCCAAATACGATGTGAATACAGGGAAAGCAATCGGAGGCGGTTTGCCTCCGATCGGAGTCATTATAGGGCTGGTGGCTGGTGTTGGTGCAATTGGCGCATTGCTGGTTTATGGTCTTCAATGA
- the LOC8283064 gene encoding altered inheritance rate of mitochondria protein 25: MNRIRRCRFFNKIAISSLSKHRIIPSAETFRSLHCLQHQQQSQKGWSPAAAIFSQQKNGYSRGVENDAQLNRNLLAQLWIEDKKLEKLIRKRRKKIAKHDNHGSDAVYDRHRFFQHPIARQFSGGNMREERSFDLPPPSQSVSAFLKPNSPEEAKIAPLLARSNLLITRDIEWANLVLGFEQENRYAMVDVCYPQSPVGFIREQSNVLARQLLRLRRPFVAYIMDAMGNELFRVRRPFWWVTSSIYAEIDGKEVGVVHRRWHLWRRIYDLYLGNQQFAVVENPGLWNWTFTLKDINGEVLAQIDRDWRGFGFEIFTDAGQYVIRFGSSDPSSKTGPAAAIQELEVARPLTLSERAVAVALAISLDNDYFSRHSGWGLPFVAVGE; the protein is encoded by the exons ATGAATCGGATACGACGGTGTCGTTTCTTTAACAAAATTGCAATATCTAGCTTAAGTAAACATAGAATAATCCCCAGCGCTGAAACGTTTCGAAGTCTTCATTGCTTGCAACACCAACAACAATCTCAAAAAGGATGGTCACCAGCTGCAGCAATATTTTCACAGCAAAAGAATGGATATTCGCGCGGTGTTGAGAATGATGCTCAATTGAATAGAAATTTGCTTGCACAGCTTTGGATTGAAGATAAGAAAttggaaaaattaataaggaaaagaagaaaaaagattgcTAAGCATGACAATCATGGTAGTGATGCGGTATATGATAGACATAGATTCTTTCAACATCCAATTGCAAGACAGTTTTCAGGTGGAAATATGAGAGAAGAAAGATCTTTTGACCTACCTCCTCCTAGTCAATCTGTTTCTGCTTTCTTGAAGCCTAATTCTCCTGAGGAA GCCAAGATTGCACCTCTTCTTGCTAGGTCCAATTTGCTGATTACCAGGGATATTGAGTGGGCAAATCTGGTACTTGGTTTTGAGCAG GAAAACCGTTATGCAATGGTAGATGTGTGTTACCCCCAGTCG CCTGTAGGTTTCATTCGCGAGCAGAGTAATGTCCTTGCTAGGCAG TTGCTTCGTCTGAGGCGCCCTTTTGTTGCTTACATAATGGATGCTATGGGTAATGAGCTGTTTAGG GTCCGGCGGCCATTTTGGTGGGTAACAAGCTCAATTTATGCAGAGATTGATGGTAAA GAAGTTGGTGTGGTTCATAGACGGTGGCATCTTTGGAGGAGGATATATGATTTGTACCTTGG AAATCAGCAATTTGCTGTGGTTGAAAACCCCGGTTTATGGAATTGGACATTTACATTGAAGGACATTAATGGGGAAGTTCTAGCTCAAATAGATCGTGACTGGAGGGGTTTTGGATTTGAG ATCTTTACTGATGCTGGTCAGTATGTGATAAGGTTTGGCAGTTCTGATCCCAGTTCGAAGACCGGTCCTGCTGCTGCG ATTCAAGAATTGGAAGTTGCCCGTCCTTTGACCTTGTCTGAGAGAGCTGTAGCTGTTGCTCTTGCCATTTCTCTGGATAATGACTATTTTTCAAGGCATAGTGGCTG GGGACTCCCTTTTGTTGCTGTGGGCGAGTAG
- the LOC8283062 gene encoding gluconokinase isoform X1, with the protein MGVKFIPGIYNKSKLDMLLEVHVLIITKAFIICLICVPNMASDPEGKAIVIMGVSGAGKSTIGQMLAEELKCDFLDADVFHSQSNKEKMRQGIPLSEEDRIPWLQSLQEALRESLTAGETIILGCSSLQNQYREILRSADPYYQLGSYVSAVKFVLLDVSAEVLVERLNKRAAEGKHFMPATLLQSQLEFLHIDDSEGIYKVDATQSPRAIVNVIKSIILLSRLLGQI; encoded by the exons ATGGGAGTCAAATTCATACCTGGAATATACAACAAAAGCAAACTTGATAT GCTTTTGGAGGTGCATGTTCTTATAATTACTAAGGCTTTCATAATTTGTCTAATCTGTGTACCAAATATGGCTTCTGATCCCGAAG GCAAAGCCATTGTGATTATGGGTGTCAGTGGTGCTGGGAAATC CACAATAGGTCAGATGCTGGCCGAAGAGTTGAAGTGTGATTTTCTTGATGCTGATGTTTTCCACTCGCAATCAAATAAAG AAAAGATGCGTCAAGGCATTCCTCTATCAGAGGAAGACCGGATTCCATGGCTTCAAAGTTTACAAGAGGCTTTAAGGGAGAGTTTGACTGCTGGGGAAACTATAATACTTGGCTGTTCTTCGCTGCAAAACCAATATCGAGAAATCCTTAGATCTGCTGACCCTTATTATCAACTTGGAAGTTATGTCAGTGCAGTTAAGTTTGTATTGCTAGATGTCAGCGCGGAGGTGCTAGTGGAGCGGCTAAATAAAAGAGCTGCAGAAGGGAAGCATTTCATGCCGGCTACTCTTTTGCAATCGCAGCTGGAATTCCTGCACATAGATGACTCTGAAGGAATATATAAAGTTGATGCTACTCAAAGTCCTCGAGCAATTGTAAATGTTATTAAAAGCATTATTTTATTGTCAAGACTACTTGGACAAATTTGA